In a genomic window of Roseiflexus castenholzii DSM 13941:
- a CDS encoding 6-phosphofructokinase, with the protein MRIGILTGGGDVPGLNPCIKAVVNRANDAGIEVIGIRRGWAGLLYYNPDDPESASEWVQPLTKADVRTIDRYGGTHLHTSRTNPQKVREKDMPEFLKGRFEFSGEKKTADCTPHVLRVLEHLGIDTLVPIGGDDTLSYAVRMHREGVRVIAIPKTMDNDVFGTDYCIGFSTAVTRSVDFLNALRTPTGSHERIAVIELFGRNSGETALISAYLADVDRAVISEVPFDVEKLARFLVEDRKRNPSNYSICVISEGASMIGGQVVEYGQEDAYGHRKLGGIGMITGEAIKKITGIDIVYQQLSYLMRAGAPDSLDRMVAICYGNLAVDQLLQGHSGRMVALQNGQYTTVPVDTCVQGVKRVDVEELYDTENYRPRVKHPLGKPMFLY; encoded by the coding sequence ATGCGGATCGGAATTCTGACTGGCGGTGGTGATGTTCCCGGTTTGAACCCCTGTATCAAGGCCGTGGTGAATCGCGCCAACGACGCCGGGATCGAGGTGATCGGCATTCGACGCGGCTGGGCCGGGTTGCTCTACTACAATCCGGACGATCCGGAGAGTGCATCGGAGTGGGTACAGCCCCTTACAAAAGCGGACGTTCGCACGATTGACCGCTACGGTGGAACGCACCTGCACACATCACGCACGAACCCGCAGAAGGTGCGGGAGAAGGATATGCCCGAATTTCTCAAAGGCAGGTTCGAATTCTCCGGCGAAAAGAAGACCGCTGACTGCACGCCGCACGTGTTGCGCGTGCTCGAACACCTCGGCATCGATACGCTTGTGCCGATTGGCGGCGACGACACCCTCTCTTACGCAGTGCGCATGCATCGCGAGGGGGTGCGGGTGATCGCCATCCCTAAGACGATGGATAACGACGTGTTTGGCACCGATTACTGCATCGGTTTCTCAACGGCGGTCACGCGCAGTGTCGATTTTCTCAACGCCCTCCGCACACCGACCGGCTCGCACGAGCGTATCGCAGTGATCGAGTTGTTTGGGCGCAACTCGGGTGAAACGGCGCTCATTTCGGCGTATCTCGCGGATGTTGATCGCGCTGTTATCTCCGAAGTGCCGTTCGATGTCGAAAAACTGGCGCGCTTCCTGGTCGAAGACCGCAAACGAAATCCGAGCAACTATTCCATCTGTGTCATCTCAGAAGGCGCATCAATGATCGGCGGTCAGGTGGTCGAGTATGGGCAGGAAGACGCTTATGGGCACCGGAAACTCGGCGGCATCGGCATGATCACCGGCGAGGCGATCAAAAAGATCACCGGCATCGACATCGTTTATCAGCAACTATCGTATCTGATGCGCGCCGGCGCTCCCGACTCGCTCGACCGGATGGTGGCTATCTGCTACGGGAACCTTGCAGTCGATCAGTTGCTCCAGGGGCACAGTGGTCGTATGGTGGCGCTCCAGAACGGTCAGTACACCACCGTTCCGGTCGATACCTGTGTGCAGGGGGTCAAGCGGGTCGATGTCGAAGAACTGTATGATACGGAAAACTATCGGCCGCGGGTCAAACACCCGCTCGGCAAGCCGATGTTCCTGTACTGA
- a CDS encoding tagatose 1,6-diphosphate aldolase, whose protein sequence is MATVTMTRGKFNGINKCANERGVIAAAAMDQRGSLKKAIAKARGEGGTATSEDLTLFKTAVTKVLTRYASAILMDPEYGLPALQHKAPNAGVLMSYEKTGYDATIKGRLPDLLDNWSVYSLIQAGADAIKILIYYNPFDDPDILARKHAFLERVGAECKGLDVPFFLEPLAYDDNIGDEKSFEFAKVKPKYVAAYMEELSKPKYGVDVLKVEVPVNMKFVSGTKAFGGQEAYTRQEALKLFREASDAATKPFIYLSAGVTDEVFRESLEMAAEAGSRFAGVLCGRATWQDGIPVYAREGYDALEAWLNDRGVQNITALNEVLDKGAKAWWDMYGGKDAINVVDLPV, encoded by the coding sequence ATGGCCACGGTCACGATGACGCGCGGCAAATTCAATGGCATTAACAAATGTGCCAATGAACGCGGCGTGATTGCAGCAGCGGCAATGGATCAGCGCGGTTCGCTCAAGAAGGCGATAGCGAAAGCGCGTGGCGAAGGCGGAACAGCGACCAGTGAAGACCTGACCCTGTTCAAAACCGCTGTCACCAAGGTGCTGACCAGGTATGCTTCGGCCATCCTGATGGACCCGGAGTATGGTCTGCCTGCGCTCCAGCACAAGGCGCCCAACGCTGGCGTGTTGATGTCGTATGAGAAAACCGGGTACGATGCAACTATCAAGGGGCGCCTGCCCGATCTGCTCGACAACTGGAGTGTGTATAGTCTGATTCAGGCTGGCGCCGACGCGATCAAAATCTTGATCTACTACAATCCCTTCGACGACCCGGATATCCTGGCGCGCAAACATGCGTTCCTCGAGCGGGTCGGCGCGGAGTGCAAAGGTCTCGACGTGCCCTTCTTCCTCGAACCGCTGGCGTATGACGACAACATTGGCGACGAAAAGAGCTTCGAATTTGCCAAAGTGAAGCCAAAATATGTCGCGGCGTACATGGAGGAACTCTCCAAGCCGAAGTATGGCGTCGATGTGCTGAAGGTCGAAGTGCCGGTCAACATGAAGTTTGTTTCGGGCACGAAGGCGTTTGGCGGTCAGGAGGCGTATACCCGCCAGGAAGCGCTGAAACTCTTCCGTGAAGCGTCGGATGCCGCCACCAAGCCGTTCATCTACCTGAGTGCCGGGGTGACCGACGAGGTGTTCCGCGAGTCGCTCGAGATGGCTGCCGAAGCCGGTTCGCGCTTCGCCGGCGTTCTTTGTGGACGCGCCACCTGGCAGGACGGCATCCCCGTCTATGCGCGCGAAGGGTACGATGCGCTTGAGGCATGGCTCAACGACCGCGGCGTGCAAAATATTACGGCGTTGAATGAAGTGCTCGACAAGGGCGCCAAAGCCTGGTGGGATATGTACGGCGGCAAGGACGCGATCAACGTTGTTGATCTGCCAGTCTGA
- a CDS encoding 6-phosphofructokinase, with protein sequence MTIDTASRLRIAICTGGGDAPGLNAVIRAVVLSALNRGWECYGIRDGFNGILSPKSYPRGGVIPLTRDTVHGITPLGGTIIGTTNRGNPLRYPTLLPDGTVIERDRTDEIVNGLAVYGIDALISVGGDGSMEIASALTRKGVRVIGVPKTIDNDLDGTVATFGFDTAVAFATEAIDRLHTTAEAHQRVMVVEVMGRYAGWIALNAGVSGTAHAVLIPEIPYDIHKVAAKIKSREAEGRPYSVVVVAEGARPIEGSVSLIAPKEAGRAERLGGIGERVARELEALTGRETRVVVLGHLLRGGTPTTFDRLLALRFGAAAVRALEEGQSGVMVALDPPTVRYVPLEEATRRMKTVPLDSDTMLTARDLGISFGD encoded by the coding sequence ATGACAATCGATACCGCCTCACGACTGCGCATTGCCATCTGCACCGGCGGCGGCGATGCACCCGGCCTGAATGCCGTCATCCGGGCAGTGGTGTTGAGCGCACTCAACCGCGGATGGGAGTGTTATGGCATTCGCGATGGCTTCAATGGCATTCTTTCACCGAAAAGTTATCCGCGCGGCGGGGTCATTCCGCTGACTCGCGATACGGTGCATGGCATTACGCCGCTTGGCGGCACGATTATCGGCACAACCAATCGGGGCAATCCGCTGCGCTATCCGACACTACTGCCCGATGGCACGGTGATCGAGCGTGATCGCACCGACGAGATAGTGAACGGACTGGCAGTGTATGGCATCGATGCCCTGATCTCGGTCGGCGGCGATGGTTCGATGGAAATTGCTTCGGCGCTGACCCGCAAAGGGGTGCGCGTGATCGGCGTTCCCAAAACGATTGATAACGACCTGGACGGCACGGTGGCAACCTTCGGGTTCGATACGGCGGTTGCCTTTGCCACAGAAGCGATCGATCGCCTCCATACAACCGCCGAAGCGCACCAGCGGGTGATGGTGGTTGAGGTGATGGGGCGCTACGCTGGCTGGATTGCGCTCAACGCTGGCGTGTCCGGAACCGCGCATGCGGTTCTTATTCCCGAAATTCCGTATGATATTCATAAAGTGGCTGCCAAGATCAAGAGTCGTGAAGCCGAAGGACGCCCCTACTCGGTGGTCGTGGTCGCCGAGGGCGCTCGCCCAATTGAGGGGAGCGTTTCGCTGATTGCGCCAAAGGAGGCCGGGCGCGCCGAGCGGTTAGGAGGTATCGGCGAGCGTGTCGCGCGGGAACTTGAAGCCTTGACCGGCAGAGAGACGCGCGTGGTGGTGCTGGGGCATCTGCTGCGCGGTGGCACGCCAACCACCTTCGACCGATTGCTGGCGCTCCGTTTTGGCGCTGCTGCCGTGCGTGCCCTGGAAGAAGGTCAGTCCGGCGTGATGGTCGCGCTCGATCCGCCGACCGTGCGGTATGTGCCGCTGGAAGAAGCGACGCGCCGCATGAAAACCGTCCCGCTCGACTCGGATACCATGCTGACTGCGCGTGACCTGGGAATCTCTTTCGGCGACTGA
- a CDS encoding amylo-alpha-1,6-glucosidase, with translation MNQHHHLINEARERALETLHRCRTPVGFRASALAAGYPQIWARDNGIIMLGAVASGDPELIACSRAALETLGAAQSRRGLIPLNINPDTGYISTENAGAADSNLWFILGHYLHYCATGDAAFVREHWRVIDRAMVWLEYQDMNECGLIEIPEAGNWMDLLAVRYNTLYDNVLYYAAALAHEQLRAVVEPQMAAHRLTIDAAGIHERINLLFWIDRCWVAEHFAEHLERLKAMRLEWFMLYHNIGMISSRPFYLPWVAFREFGDWCDSLANLLAILTGVADGHRTEHILRFMHQVGMAEPYPTKAIHPPIYPGEANWREYYRSRTLNLPHQYHNGGIWPMIGGFHIAALVRHRWQAQAERLLLALADGVRQGLHDDWEFNEWMHGESGHPMGYAQQGWSAAMYLYADHVVRTGRMPLFDQLLAAKPASAVAMEINDAFVRPGGGPV, from the coding sequence ATGAATCAGCATCACCATCTGATCAATGAAGCGCGCGAGCGCGCTCTCGAAACGCTCCATCGTTGCCGGACGCCGGTCGGATTTCGGGCGTCGGCGCTGGCTGCCGGTTATCCGCAGATCTGGGCGCGCGACAACGGCATCATAATGCTGGGAGCGGTCGCCAGCGGCGATCCCGAACTGATCGCATGCAGCCGTGCAGCGCTCGAGACTCTCGGCGCAGCGCAGTCACGCCGTGGACTCATTCCGCTGAACATCAACCCCGACACCGGCTACATCAGCACCGAGAACGCCGGCGCTGCCGACTCGAACCTCTGGTTCATTCTAGGTCACTATCTTCACTACTGCGCCACCGGCGACGCAGCGTTCGTGCGGGAGCACTGGCGCGTGATCGACCGGGCAATGGTCTGGCTCGAATACCAGGATATGAACGAGTGCGGTCTGATCGAAATTCCCGAAGCAGGCAACTGGATGGACCTGTTGGCTGTGCGCTACAACACGCTCTACGACAATGTCCTGTACTACGCGGCTGCACTGGCGCACGAGCAACTGCGCGCCGTCGTCGAGCCGCAGATGGCGGCGCATCGACTAACAATTGACGCAGCGGGCATTCATGAACGGATCAATCTTCTTTTCTGGATCGACCGCTGTTGGGTAGCAGAACATTTCGCCGAGCACCTCGAGCGTTTGAAGGCAATGCGACTGGAATGGTTCATGCTCTATCACAATATTGGCATGATTTCCAGCCGACCGTTCTACCTTCCGTGGGTCGCCTTTCGCGAGTTCGGCGACTGGTGCGACAGCCTGGCCAATCTGCTCGCCATCCTGACCGGCGTTGCCGACGGGCATCGCACCGAGCACATCCTGCGTTTTATGCATCAGGTGGGCATGGCAGAACCGTACCCGACCAAAGCCATCCATCCGCCGATCTATCCCGGCGAGGCGAACTGGCGCGAATACTACCGCAGTCGCACCCTCAATCTGCCGCATCAGTATCACAATGGCGGCATCTGGCCCATGATCGGCGGCTTTCACATCGCGGCGCTCGTGCGCCATCGCTGGCAGGCGCAGGCGGAGCGCCTGCTGCTGGCGCTCGCGGACGGCGTTCGTCAGGGATTGCACGATGATTGGGAATTCAACGAATGGATGCACGGCGAAAGCGGTCATCCGATGGGATACGCCCAACAGGGATGGTCGGCGGCGATGTATCTGTATGCCGATCATGTCGTGCGAACAGGGCGGATGCCGTTGTTCGATCAGTTGTTGGCGGCAAAGCCAGCCTCGGCGGTGGCGATGGAGATCAACGACGCCTTCGTCCGCCCCGGCGGGGGACCCGTGTAG
- a CDS encoding DNA methyltransferase, with translation MDGIPIVHLSPPAGRAWLTWNGKRLPTPLSVPPAVEIERCGVGDNLLLHGENLAALAWLLANGYRRRINLIYIDPPFGSGIDRARRVRLRGPGPARLIPAAEVEYCDTWDDDAYLQFMYERLIALRDLLADDGCIYLHCDFRKAHHLRCLMDEVFGAERMLNEIIWFYPRGGDGERQFNRKHDTILLYARGDRWTFNYDAVLIPYTRRQIARFRQEDERGRYYWNVNPRGERVKTYLRKPGIGAYDVWTIPIDAALVRDLGYPTAKPLALLERIIRASSRPGDLVLDCFAGSGTTAVAAQHLERRWIACDANPGAIQVTARRLRQAILERAPLSVGFSTWRIGDAVPAPQGEAGIRVLHRNEQVTVVVEAYSSSALATLSGDPSEWRRIVDEILIDPMYDGTVFRPVIIDAPLRRSALVRGAYTMAREAISASLALKIVDITGGEAFTIVSI, from the coding sequence ATGGACGGAATACCCATCGTTCACCTGTCGCCGCCGGCTGGTCGGGCGTGGCTCACATGGAACGGGAAGCGCCTGCCCACGCCGCTCTCTGTGCCCCCTGCCGTCGAAATCGAACGCTGCGGCGTCGGCGATAATCTTCTGCTTCACGGCGAGAACCTTGCTGCGTTGGCGTGGCTACTCGCCAACGGCTACCGACGACGGATCAACCTGATCTACATCGATCCACCGTTTGGCTCGGGCATCGATCGCGCGCGGCGCGTCCGCCTGCGCGGTCCTGGTCCGGCGCGCCTCATACCGGCTGCCGAGGTTGAATACTGCGACACATGGGATGACGATGCCTATCTCCAGTTTATGTATGAGCGACTGATTGCGCTGCGCGACCTGCTCGCCGATGACGGCTGCATCTACCTGCACTGCGACTTTCGCAAGGCGCACCACCTCCGCTGTTTGATGGACGAAGTCTTTGGCGCTGAACGGATGCTCAACGAAATCATCTGGTTCTACCCGCGCGGCGGCGACGGTGAACGCCAGTTTAACCGCAAGCATGACACCATCCTGCTCTACGCCCGGGGTGACCGCTGGACGTTCAACTATGACGCGGTGCTCATTCCCTACACTCGTCGTCAGATTGCTCGCTTTCGCCAGGAAGACGAACGCGGACGCTACTACTGGAATGTCAATCCACGCGGCGAGCGCGTCAAAACGTATTTGCGCAAACCGGGCATTGGAGCTTACGATGTCTGGACGATCCCGATCGATGCCGCACTGGTGCGCGACCTCGGCTACCCGACTGCAAAACCGCTGGCGCTGCTCGAGCGCATTATTCGCGCTTCATCTCGACCGGGCGATCTGGTGCTCGACTGCTTCGCCGGGTCGGGAACGACCGCAGTGGCGGCGCAGCATCTGGAACGCCGCTGGATTGCTTGTGATGCAAACCCTGGCGCCATTCAGGTTACAGCGCGCCGTCTCCGCCAGGCAATCCTCGAGCGCGCGCCGCTGTCCGTTGGATTTTCGACGTGGCGGATTGGTGATGCCGTGCCGGCGCCACAGGGCGAGGCCGGTATTCGAGTTCTGCATCGGAACGAACAGGTCACCGTTGTTGTGGAGGCGTACTCCAGTTCCGCGCTGGCAACCCTCTCCGGCGATCCCTCCGAGTGGCGCCGCATCGTTGACGAAATCCTGATCGATCCGATGTATGATGGCACAGTGTTTCGCCCGGTCATCATAGATGCGCCGCTGCGCCGCAGTGCGCTTGTGCGCGGCGCGTACACCATGGCGCGAGAAGCCATCAGCGCATCCCTGGCGCTCAAAATTGTCGATATAACTGGCGGCGAAGCGTTCACGATTGTGTCGATCTGA
- a CDS encoding alpha/beta fold hydrolase, with protein sequence MTALSLRAIPATRRASALYCATSGSGFPLLFIHGFGASGDEFQPLASQLAKRYQTIVPDLRGHGRSRRLPLADSIERMATDVGDLLDLLGIGRTFVVGHAGGSAIAAHLAADQPARVCGLVLISPPAITPPERRSFGARLRDGLSAAFNRNDNAGDHDAQACQRLLQKADYRAQLRSITAPTLVIAGDHDPNPTARQVREIAHMVGNGTSVIVRGGSASLLPKHADALIDVLAPWFEQQERTA encoded by the coding sequence ATGACTGCGCTTTCTCTGCGCGCCATTCCTGCAACCAGGCGCGCATCTGCGCTCTACTGCGCAACCAGCGGCAGCGGGTTTCCGCTGTTGTTCATTCACGGCTTTGGCGCCAGTGGTGATGAGTTTCAGCCGCTTGCCAGCCAGCTTGCCAAACGGTATCAGACCATTGTGCCAGATCTGCGCGGGCACGGTCGGAGCCGCCGGCTACCGCTCGCCGACAGCATCGAGCGCATGGCGACAGATGTGGGAGATTTGCTCGATCTCCTCGGCATTGGTCGTACCTTTGTCGTCGGTCACGCGGGTGGATCGGCGATTGCAGCGCACCTTGCCGCCGATCAGCCAGCGCGTGTGTGTGGACTCGTGCTCATTTCACCACCTGCGATCACACCACCGGAACGCCGATCATTCGGCGCGCGTCTGCGCGATGGTTTGAGCGCCGCGTTCAACCGCAACGACAATGCTGGCGACCACGATGCTCAGGCATGCCAGCGCCTGCTCCAGAAGGCTGATTATCGTGCTCAATTGCGCTCGATTACGGCGCCTACGCTGGTCATCGCCGGGGATCACGATCCGAACCCAACCGCGCGTCAGGTGCGCGAGATCGCACATATGGTCGGCAATGGCACGTCTGTGATCGTGAGAGGAGGCAGCGCCAGCCTGTTGCCCAAACACGCCGACGCATTGATCGATGTGCTGGCGCCCTGGTTTGAGCAGCAGGAGCGCACTGCATGA
- the mgtE gene encoding magnesium transporter, with protein MTAPLDLDLLEQQVRAALETEDITTLRELVARIYPPDLADIIERLDDEDQQRVFSLLELSQAADVLDEASIDTARELIGQMPVEQAADILEELDSDDAAAILTEDVPERQNELLAAMAPEEAADVRELLRYPPQSAGRLLNDRFVALRESDTVADAMERLRNIVHDAAVIVYLYVLDQHDRLIGTVSLRRLLVDSPNRPIIELMRPSPLAVQPETDQEEVARMVARYDLAALPVVDGEGRMLGVVTVDDVMDVLLEEGTEDVLKFGAVAQGQADETYFTTPIVASVRRRIVWLLFLFVAGSITANVLRLFETELEQVVALSFFIPLLIGTGGNTGAQTVSTLIRAMALNEVRLRDVWRVLVRELLVGIILGVLLAIIAFGRAFLEVPMASLAITVALSVMAICIWANIIGAMVPMAARRVGIDPALISAPLITTLVDASGLAIYLLIAKLLLGL; from the coding sequence ATGACCGCCCCGCTCGATCTGGACCTGCTCGAGCAGCAGGTGCGCGCCGCCCTCGAAACTGAGGACATCACAACCCTGCGCGAGTTGGTGGCGCGCATCTACCCCCCTGACCTGGCAGATATTATCGAGCGCCTCGATGATGAGGATCAACAGCGCGTCTTCAGTCTGCTGGAACTCTCGCAAGCCGCCGATGTGCTCGATGAAGCCAGCATCGACACCGCGCGCGAGTTGATCGGTCAGATGCCGGTCGAACAGGCTGCCGACATTCTGGAAGAACTCGACAGCGACGACGCTGCCGCGATTCTTACCGAAGATGTGCCCGAACGGCAAAACGAACTGCTGGCAGCGATGGCGCCCGAGGAGGCTGCCGATGTTCGTGAATTACTCCGCTATCCGCCCCAGAGCGCCGGTCGCCTGCTTAACGATCGGTTCGTCGCCCTGCGCGAGAGCGATACGGTCGCCGATGCCATGGAACGCTTGCGCAACATCGTTCATGATGCTGCCGTCATCGTGTATCTCTACGTGCTGGACCAACACGATCGCCTCATCGGTACGGTCAGTCTGCGGCGATTGCTGGTCGATTCTCCCAACCGACCGATCATCGAATTAATGCGCCCTTCGCCTCTCGCCGTCCAACCTGAAACCGACCAGGAAGAAGTCGCGCGCATGGTGGCGCGCTACGACCTTGCCGCGTTGCCCGTCGTCGATGGCGAGGGACGGATGCTCGGCGTTGTCACCGTCGATGATGTGATGGATGTGCTGTTGGAAGAAGGAACGGAGGACGTGCTGAAGTTTGGCGCGGTGGCGCAGGGGCAGGCGGACGAGACGTACTTTACGACACCGATTGTAGCATCGGTGCGGCGGCGAATCGTCTGGCTGCTGTTCCTCTTCGTCGCCGGTTCGATCACTGCCAACGTCCTGCGCCTGTTCGAAACAGAGCTGGAACAGGTTGTGGCGCTCTCGTTCTTCATCCCATTGCTGATCGGCACCGGCGGCAACACCGGCGCGCAGACCGTCTCGACACTCATTCGCGCTATGGCGCTCAACGAAGTGCGTCTGCGCGACGTGTGGCGTGTGCTGGTGCGTGAACTGCTGGTTGGCATCATTCTCGGTGTGCTCCTGGCAATCATCGCGTTTGGGCGCGCTTTCCTCGAAGTGCCTATGGCATCGCTGGCGATCACCGTGGCGCTGTCCGTGATGGCTATTTGCATCTGGGCAAACATTATTGGCGCGATGGTTCCGATGGCAGCCCGACGGGTTGGCATTGATCCTGCGCTCATTTCGGCGCCGTTGATCACGACGCTGGTCGACGCCAGCGGTCTGGCGATTTATCTCCTCATTGCAAAATTGCTGCTGGGATTGTGA